Within the Thermostichus lividus PCC 6715 genome, the region CTGGAAGGTGCCGATGGCAAACAGTGGCACAAAGGGCCGTTACGGGGGCTGGAACTGGTGTACCTGCGCGATCGCCTCGAAGCCTTTTTAGTTCAAGTGCAAGGCTCAGCAGAGTTACAACTACCGGATGGTCGTCGCCTGAGTGTGGGCTACGCGGGCAAAACAAATCATCCCTACACGAGCATTGGCCAAGAGCTGATTAAAGATGGCAAAATCCCGCGCGAAGAGCTGACCTTACCCCGGCTGATGGCCTACTTTGACGCCAACCCCAGCGAACTGGATCGTTACTTACCCCGCAACGCCAGTTTTGTCTTCTTCGAGAATACGCAGGGCCGCCCCCCCAGTGGCAGCCTCTCCACCCCTGTAATTCCCGAACGCTCGATTGCTACGGACAAATCCTTGATGCCACCCGGTGCCTTGGCCATTATTAACACCCAATTACCCATGAAAAAAGACGGACAATGGCAGCAGCAGCCCATCAGTCGTTTTGTCCTCGATCAAGATACAGGGAGCGCTATTCGCGGCCCCGGACGAGTGGATATTTTTATGGGTACAGGCGATGTCGCCAAAACCCGGGCAGGCTTAATTAATACCCCCGGGCAGTTGTATTATCTATTACTCCCTTAGCTGTTTCAGCAGGCGGCGTGAAGGGACGCTAACGGTCAACAGACCCCATAATGACATCAATACTGCCAAGAATAGCGACAATATCCGCCACCTTCATCCCCTTCAACAATTGTGGCAGCACTTGCAAATTGTTAAAGTCCGGGGGACGAATTTTCCAGCGCCACGGAAAGACATTATCGTCACCAATCAGGTAAATACCCAACTCCCCTTTGCCGGACTCGAGGCGCACGTAGTGCTCACCCTTAGGAATCTTAAACGTAGGTGCTAGCTTTTTGCCCAAGAATTGGTAGTCAAAACCGTTCCACTCCGATTTTGCCCCTTCCAGCAATCGCTTGGCCTCAAGGTTCTCGTAAGGACCGCCCGGCAACCCATCAAGGGCTTGACGAATAATTTTGACAGATTCACGCATTTCCTGAATGCGAACAACGTAGCGGGCAAGGCAGTCCCCCTCGGTGGCAACCGGCACGTCCCAGTCAAAATCGTCGTAGCATTCGTAATGATCGACCTTTCGCAGATCCCACTTCACCCCTGACGCGCGCAGCATCGGCCCTGACAGCCCCCAGTTAATCGCCTCTTCGCGGCTAATTTTACCCACGCCCTGAAGGCGACGGATAAAGATAGGATTGTTCGTAATCAGAGCTTCGTACTCATCCACCTTGGGTAAAAAGTAGTCGCAAAAATCACGACATTTGGTGACCCAACCGTAGGTAAGGTCAGCGGCCACCCCCCCCATGCGGAAGTAGTTATTGTTGATAAACCGCATACCAGTTGCGGCTTCAAACAAGTCGTAGATGTACTCACGCTCACGGAAAATGTAGAAAAAGGGAGTCTGGGCACCCACATCCGCCAAGAACGGGCCTAGCCACAGCAGGTGGTTGGCAATGCGGTTTAGCTCCA harbors:
- a CDS encoding NAD(P)H-quinone oxidoreductase subunit H, coding for MPTLETRTEPMVINMGPHHPSMHGVLRLMVTLDGEDVIDCEPVIGYLHRGMEKIAENRTNIMFIPYVSRWDYAAGMFNEAITVNAPEKLANIAVPKRASYIRVIMLELNRIANHLLWLGPFLADVGAQTPFFYIFREREYIYDLFEAATGMRFINNNYFRMGGVAADLTYGWVTKCRDFCDYFLPKVDEYEALITNNPIFIRRLQGVGKISREEAINWGLSGPMLRASGVKWDLRKVDHYECYDDFDWDVPVATEGDCLARYVVRIQEMRESVKIIRQALDGLPGGPYENLEAKRLLEGAKSEWNGFDYQFLGKKLAPTFKIPKGEHYVRLESGKGELGIYLIGDDNVFPWRWKIRPPDFNNLQVLPQLLKGMKVADIVAILGSIDVIMGSVDR
- the mltA gene encoding murein transglycosylase A; the encoded protein is MAGLIVGFSQAVVVLATAAIATATATPVLIPRSPSTLPPSVGLDTALWQQGDRPRLIQAIDHSLHYLQTPKAKQDYAAYTAAGQPGASLGANLRQRVIRSLQRFRHLVQTSRSAAELQAVVKREFVFYQSIGTDGQGRVEFTGYYAPTYRASLVPTAEYRYPLFRRPPNFAQWSEPHPTRLELEGADGKQWHKGPLRGLELVYLRDRLEAFLVQVQGSAELQLPDGRRLSVGYAGKTNHPYTSIGQELIKDGKIPREELTLPRLMAYFDANPSELDRYLPRNASFVFFENTQGRPPSGSLSTPVIPERSIATDKSLMPPGALAIINTQLPMKKDGQWQQQPISRFVLDQDTGSAIRGPGRVDIFMGTGDVAKTRAGLINTPGQLYYLLLP